From Humisphaera borealis, the proteins below share one genomic window:
- a CDS encoding G8 domain-containing protein produces the protein MRINRLSGILLLLAASGVCAAAESAPTVSTVRSGRWSDAKIWDNGKVPAGGSRVLVRRDHEVTYDIITSQPLRSVHIAGLLTFSRERNTRLDVGLLKVQEGEDVSETGFDCTAHIRPAVAVPQPDNTVADMLAPTRGALEVGTAQDPIPAGVSAVIRLTAFEGADRSSLPAIVCCGGRMDFHGAPMSQTWTRLGSAVAKGDGAVSLLDTVTGWHVGDRVLLTATTRQIKRNQTFRPSTKDSTQTEERLITAIDGQKLTLDQAVAFDHTADGDYRGDIANLSRNVVVESADPKGIRGHTMYHRNSRGSISYAEFRHLGKEDVLGRYSLHFHLAGDTMRGTSVIGASIWDSDNRWITIHGTNYLVVRDCVGYQSKGHGFFLENGTEVYNVLDRNLAVQAYIAKKLPDQALPFDANDGSGFWWANSLNAFTRNVAAECDEYGYFFQAMETPAFKLTLDVRRPDGSHAPTDVRTLPFLRFEDNEANCQRRHGFNLGGGVPFGTGVAGVGPDVQHPFVIRNFRVWNSHWSIHPVSPSVMIDRLDCHVCEYGIWRPVYKDHAYRNIRLDQIAVSPEFSPQGRRPVEADYPKPLDIVDDLPPVTVITGHARREGKILVRGTTIDDGAVKSVRINGKEAHSSRANYAEWEIELEAASKAPIELEAVAEDAAGNLEKTPHRLRVEGN, from the coding sequence ATGAGAATCAACCGGCTATCAGGCATCCTGCTCCTGCTGGCGGCCAGTGGCGTTTGCGCAGCCGCTGAAAGCGCCCCTACCGTGAGCACCGTTCGGTCAGGACGCTGGTCCGATGCAAAGATCTGGGACAATGGAAAGGTTCCGGCGGGCGGGTCGCGCGTACTTGTACGACGTGACCACGAGGTGACGTACGACATCATCACTTCGCAGCCACTCCGCTCCGTCCATATCGCCGGCTTGCTGACGTTCTCCCGCGAAAGAAACACCCGCCTTGATGTGGGGCTCCTGAAAGTCCAGGAAGGCGAGGACGTCAGCGAGACCGGCTTCGACTGCACGGCGCATATCCGACCCGCCGTTGCCGTACCTCAGCCCGACAATACGGTGGCGGACATGCTTGCACCCACACGGGGTGCACTCGAGGTCGGGACGGCTCAGGACCCGATCCCTGCTGGTGTATCTGCGGTCATTCGCCTGACGGCGTTCGAGGGTGCCGATCGAAGTTCGCTGCCGGCGATCGTCTGCTGTGGCGGGCGCATGGACTTTCACGGCGCGCCGATGTCACAGACTTGGACTCGCCTCGGCAGTGCCGTCGCCAAAGGCGATGGTGCCGTCAGTCTGCTTGATACGGTGACCGGATGGCACGTCGGCGACCGGGTCCTTCTCACCGCCACCACGCGTCAGATCAAGCGCAACCAGACCTTCCGCCCCTCCACAAAAGACAGCACACAGACTGAAGAACGCCTGATCACCGCAATCGACGGCCAGAAGCTCACGCTCGACCAGGCGGTGGCGTTCGATCACACCGCCGACGGCGACTACCGCGGCGACATCGCCAATCTGTCGCGGAACGTGGTCGTGGAATCCGCCGACCCAAAGGGCATCCGCGGCCACACGATGTATCACCGTAATTCCCGCGGATCCATTTCGTACGCCGAGTTCCGACACCTCGGGAAGGAGGACGTGCTGGGTCGTTACAGCCTTCATTTCCACCTGGCCGGCGACACGATGCGCGGCACGAGCGTGATTGGTGCAAGCATCTGGGACAGCGATAACCGCTGGATCACCATTCACGGTACCAACTACCTGGTCGTCCGCGACTGCGTGGGCTACCAGTCCAAGGGCCACGGCTTCTTCCTGGAGAATGGAACGGAAGTCTACAACGTGCTTGATCGGAACCTTGCCGTTCAGGCGTACATCGCCAAAAAGCTTCCTGACCAGGCATTGCCGTTTGATGCCAACGACGGTTCGGGGTTCTGGTGGGCGAATAGCCTCAATGCCTTTACTCGGAATGTGGCCGCGGAGTGCGACGAATACGGGTACTTTTTCCAGGCGATGGAGACGCCTGCTTTCAAGCTGACCTTGGATGTTCGCCGACCGGATGGATCGCACGCCCCGACGGATGTCCGGACGCTGCCGTTTCTTCGCTTCGAGGACAATGAAGCCAACTGCCAACGGCGACACGGATTTAATCTTGGAGGCGGCGTTCCGTTCGGAACCGGTGTCGCGGGTGTCGGGCCGGACGTGCAGCACCCGTTTGTGATCCGCAACTTTCGTGTTTGGAACTCTCACTGGTCCATTCATCCCGTGTCACCTTCGGTGATGATCGACCGCCTCGACTGCCACGTGTGCGAGTACGGTATTTGGCGACCCGTGTACAAGGATCACGCATACCGAAACATTCGGCTCGATCAAATTGCGGTAAGTCCGGAGTTTTCGCCGCAGGGCCGCCGGCCAGTCGAAGCGGATTATCCGAAGCCGCTGGACATCGTGGACGATCTGCCGCCGGTCACCGTTATCACCGGTCACGCGCGGCGCGAGGGCAAGATCCTGGTGCGCGGCACCACCATTGACGACGGCGCGGTGAAGTCTGTCCGGATCAACGGCAAGGAGGCCCATTCGTCACGCGCGAACTACGCCGAATGGGAGATCGAGTTGGAAGCGGCCAGCAAGGCGCCGATCGAACTGGAGGCCGTCGCCGAAGACGCCGCCGGCAACCTCGAAAAGACGCCACATCGCTTGAGGGTGGAAGGCAACTAG
- a CDS encoding calcium-binding protein — translation MRHNMKAVGGRRQRFASVERLEQRQLLTTSLSAAGVLTVNGTALADAVTVNVVSGLVQVKEGGVVKGNFTPALVKSIIINGLAGNDSLQVFDAVTAPATLNGGDGDDFLRGGGGKDVLNGGNNNDVLDGGLKGDVFNGNAGIDFADYSARTTAVNVSLDGVANDGNPSLLENDNVMPDVENIRGGSAGDTLAGSALANILIGNGGNDTLRGGGGRDVLFGGNGTDTLNGDADDDLLIGSRTTYDTNVASLRVIGAEWSNPANSYATRISRLKAGTPGVKLDKTTVPADLATDTDTAGAGQDWFITHWGDLVKDRLATETVTLISSPIRFTSQTREVITSAGPDGFDEKKKSSTSLAAFTQTLASSFVDYPAMESAFGNASQTSSLSDTKLSFSGSSSASCFDSGGTGVSSFLVSFYLDEPRAYTLTYTWSREGNDGRSGVAVRLRRGATSLVDFVKDDGTHPNTVASKSGTLQPGQYTLELISSASAFGFENTKAGLSAVLTTTPAA, via the coding sequence ATGCGACACAACATGAAAGCCGTCGGCGGTCGCCGGCAGCGTTTTGCATCCGTGGAACGACTGGAACAACGGCAATTGCTCACCACGTCGCTTTCGGCGGCGGGTGTGCTGACCGTCAACGGTACCGCATTAGCCGACGCGGTGACCGTGAATGTGGTCTCAGGCCTTGTGCAGGTGAAGGAAGGCGGCGTCGTCAAGGGAAACTTCACCCCGGCACTGGTCAAATCGATCATCATCAACGGACTGGCCGGTAATGACTCGCTGCAGGTCTTTGACGCCGTCACCGCTCCGGCAACCCTCAATGGCGGCGACGGGGACGACTTCCTCCGCGGCGGCGGTGGCAAGGATGTTCTCAACGGTGGCAACAATAACGACGTCCTCGACGGCGGCCTGAAAGGTGACGTCTTCAACGGAAACGCCGGCATCGACTTCGCCGACTACTCCGCCAGGACCACCGCCGTCAACGTCTCGCTGGACGGCGTCGCCAATGACGGCAACCCCTCGCTACTCGAGAACGACAACGTCATGCCCGACGTCGAAAACATCCGAGGCGGCAGCGCCGGCGACACCCTCGCCGGCAGCGCGCTCGCCAACATCCTGATCGGCAACGGCGGCAACGACACCCTTCGTGGCGGCGGCGGACGCGACGTCCTGTTCGGCGGGAATGGCACCGACACCCTCAACGGCGACGCCGACGACGACCTGCTCATCGGATCGAGGACCACTTACGACACCAACGTGGCGTCCCTCCGGGTCATCGGAGCAGAATGGAGCAATCCGGCGAACAGTTATGCCACCCGAATATCGCGCCTCAAGGCCGGAACGCCGGGGGTGAAACTCGACAAGACGACTGTACCGGCCGACCTGGCAACCGACACCGATACCGCCGGCGCGGGCCAAGACTGGTTTATCACGCACTGGGGCGATCTGGTGAAGGACAGGCTCGCGACGGAAACCGTCACACTCATCTCGAGTCCCATTCGTTTCACTTCCCAGACACGGGAAGTCATCACGTCCGCCGGGCCCGACGGCTTCGACGAAAAGAAGAAGTCGTCCACCAGTCTTGCGGCCTTCACGCAGACGCTTGCGTCATCCTTTGTCGATTATCCGGCGATGGAATCGGCGTTCGGAAACGCGTCTCAGACGTCGAGCCTAAGCGACACGAAATTGAGCTTCTCCGGGAGTTCATCGGCGTCGTGCTTCGACAGTGGAGGGACTGGCGTTTCGTCGTTCCTCGTTAGCTTCTATCTTGATGAGCCGCGAGCCTACACACTGACTTACACCTGGTCGCGCGAGGGCAACGACGGCCGTTCCGGTGTAGCGGTCCGGCTTCGGCGCGGGGCGACATCATTGGTGGATTTCGTCAAGGACGACGGAACCCACCCCAACACCGTAGCCAGCAAAAGTGGGACACTGCAGCCCGGCCAGTACACCCTCGAGTTGATCAGCAGTGCCTCTGCCTTCGGTTTCGAGAACACGAAGGCCGGACTGTCCGCCGTGCTTACGACGACACCCGCTGCCTGA
- a CDS encoding cation diffusion facilitator family transporter encodes MTLIPKPLRHIPKLEAKAVLLALAVGIVLTSAKFTGYFLTGSAVIFSDALESIVNLAASIFALYSLAVAHLPADESHPYGHGKVEFLAVGFEGGMILIAGIMSLVKAVDVFRNIDQAFQPQNLAIALVLMAGALVVNGITGLCLIRTGRKLGSVTLEADGHHLMSDAWTSVAALVAVLAVKLTGWAWLDPLAAILVAGYIAWVGIGLLRRAEAGLTDRQDRSDAALLSGILDAHLPGGSKSPTVCSYHKVRHRHAGRYHWVDFHLVVPADWDVLKGHQVATAIEEELEAAIGEGNATAHVEPCIRDQCTQCGRPA; translated from the coding sequence ATGACCCTCATTCCCAAGCCACTTCGCCACATTCCGAAGCTCGAAGCCAAGGCCGTTCTCCTGGCTCTGGCTGTCGGAATCGTTCTGACGAGCGCCAAGTTCACGGGATATTTTCTGACCGGCTCGGCCGTCATTTTCTCAGACGCGCTGGAGTCGATTGTCAACCTGGCCGCTTCGATCTTCGCGCTGTACTCGCTCGCCGTCGCCCATCTCCCTGCCGATGAAAGCCATCCTTACGGCCACGGGAAGGTTGAGTTTCTGGCGGTAGGCTTTGAGGGGGGCATGATCCTGATCGCGGGCATCATGTCGCTCGTCAAAGCGGTGGACGTGTTTCGCAACATCGACCAGGCGTTTCAGCCACAAAACCTGGCCATCGCACTGGTGCTGATGGCCGGTGCGCTGGTCGTGAACGGTATTACCGGGCTGTGTCTGATTCGAACCGGCCGCAAGCTGGGCTCGGTCACACTCGAGGCTGACGGCCATCACCTGATGTCCGATGCATGGACCAGTGTCGCGGCCCTGGTGGCGGTTCTCGCGGTGAAGCTCACCGGCTGGGCCTGGCTTGACCCGCTGGCGGCGATCCTCGTCGCGGGCTACATCGCCTGGGTGGGTATCGGCCTGCTCCGCCGCGCCGAAGCGGGTCTGACCGATCGGCAGGACCGGTCCGACGCCGCCCTGCTCAGCGGGATTCTTGATGCCCACCTCCCCGGCGGCAGCAAGTCCCCGACGGTCTGCAGTTATCACAAGGTCCGCCACCGCCACGCCGGCAGGTATCATTGGGTCGATTTCCACCTGGTCGTACCGGCGGACTGGGATGTTCTTAAAGGACATCAGGTCGCAACGGCGATCGAGGAAGAGCTCGAAGCCGCTATCGGCGAGGGAAACGCGACTGCGCACGTCGAACCCTGCATTCGCGATCAATGCACCCAATGCGGCCGACCCGCCTGA
- a CDS encoding HD domain-containing protein, translated as MPSTFLTPGTRSTARSVDGWRIGPFGLDVANRDLSCAVHVSLERWVKRTLGSIDHEQRVADIATDLFDVVGDLHQLDAADLRLLRWASIVHDVGRAVCDDTHPEQGAKLLRSERSLPLLPAERRHLVYLTLYHRGKVPSPGRDDVLSAGDDHERLYRTLALLRAADGLDNRDLGGKFHAPPRVVFGLTRRSALRANTLHVTCYLDQDSAKARRVYSRRKKFRLLEEVLSCQIAPTVIVAGSGKSVA; from the coding sequence ATGCCTTCCACGTTCTTAACCCCAGGCACTCGCTCCACGGCCCGTTCGGTTGACGGCTGGCGGATCGGTCCGTTTGGGCTGGATGTCGCCAATCGCGATCTCTCCTGCGCTGTCCATGTCTCGCTCGAGCGCTGGGTCAAACGGACGCTGGGCTCGATCGATCACGAGCAGCGTGTCGCCGACATCGCAACCGACTTGTTCGATGTCGTCGGAGACCTCCATCAACTCGATGCCGCCGATCTTCGGCTCCTCCGCTGGGCGTCCATCGTTCACGACGTCGGCCGGGCCGTCTGCGACGATACCCACCCGGAACAGGGCGCGAAACTGCTCCGCAGCGAACGGTCGCTCCCCCTCTTGCCCGCCGAACGGCGACACCTGGTGTACCTTACCCTGTATCACCGTGGGAAGGTCCCTTCGCCGGGTCGCGACGATGTTCTTTCCGCCGGCGACGACCACGAACGACTTTATCGTACGCTGGCCCTGCTCCGCGCTGCCGACGGCCTCGATAACCGAGACCTTGGCGGCAAGTTTCACGCGCCGCCGCGTGTCGTGTTCGGGCTGACGCGTCGTTCTGCTCTTCGGGCCAACACGTTGCACGTGACGTGTTACCTCGATCAGGACAGCGCCAAAGCACGCCGCGTCTACAGCCGTCGCAAGAAGTTCCGCCTGCTCGAAGAGGTCCTCAGCTGCCAGATCGCCCCGACGGTAATCGTCGCCGGGTCGGGCAAGTCGGTCGCCTGA
- a CDS encoding RnfABCDGE type electron transport complex subunit D, translated as MDASVSSPNPTEAPTERPLDFAQSARVVCRVRSRPGPVLHSGVNVPAFYLVHALGASVPLVAGLTLFGFRALACVSIVIGSAFVAALVWRRIGRRGGQLQIPQVLWLALLLGLMLPAHLASEVPTPSATHVFTTAPWPLPAAAGVAVVMILWLAGGSGGRFHPAVYTILLIGSLFSVLLNPHWVLARKHILSGDVLNAAAPGAISIASEPWLRRPTDGGRDAFWIVPAAQWLSLYTRGQIPVDRGRMPMHELLRDRMPPLEDLVVGGHPAPIGCASLIGVIVGGLFLMYRGVIDFRVPLGVVVSMYAALLILPVPTVITETGPYYRWFIPREPDVGWAAAVTFVNYQMTAGPAVFMAFFLATAPSVRPLVRRARTLYAVLIGVASAAAQLYLTVSLGPYIALVAVALLAPIIDRWFAPRTLV; from the coding sequence ATGGACGCCTCCGTCAGCTCCCCGAATCCCACCGAAGCGCCGACCGAAAGGCCTCTGGACTTTGCGCAGAGCGCCCGCGTCGTCTGTCGGGTAAGGTCGCGCCCGGGTCCGGTCCTCCACAGCGGTGTCAACGTACCGGCGTTCTACCTCGTCCACGCGCTGGGCGCTTCCGTGCCCCTGGTTGCCGGGCTGACGCTGTTCGGCTTCAGGGCGTTGGCCTGTGTATCAATTGTGATCGGATCGGCGTTCGTCGCCGCACTGGTTTGGCGGCGCATCGGACGGCGGGGCGGCCAACTCCAGATACCCCAGGTGCTATGGCTGGCGTTGCTGCTGGGCCTCATGTTGCCGGCCCACCTCGCCTCTGAAGTACCAACCCCCTCGGCGACGCACGTATTCACGACCGCGCCCTGGCCTCTTCCGGCGGCGGCGGGTGTGGCCGTCGTGATGATCCTCTGGCTCGCCGGTGGCAGTGGTGGCCGGTTTCATCCGGCCGTCTACACCATCCTGCTGATCGGCTCGCTGTTTTCCGTCCTGCTGAACCCGCACTGGGTTTTGGCTCGCAAGCACATCCTGAGCGGCGACGTGCTCAACGCAGCCGCGCCTGGCGCGATCTCCATCGCCAGTGAGCCGTGGCTCCGTCGACCCACCGACGGCGGCCGCGACGCATTCTGGATTGTTCCGGCGGCACAGTGGCTCAGCCTGTACACCCGTGGACAAATTCCTGTCGACCGCGGCCGCATGCCCATGCACGAACTGCTTCGGGACCGCATGCCGCCGCTGGAAGACCTGGTTGTCGGCGGGCACCCCGCGCCCATCGGTTGTGCGAGCCTGATCGGCGTCATCGTCGGCGGCTTGTTCCTTATGTACCGCGGCGTGATCGACTTCCGCGTGCCGCTGGGCGTTGTGGTATCCATGTATGCCGCGCTGCTGATTCTCCCCGTCCCCACCGTCATCACCGAAACAGGCCCGTACTACCGTTGGTTCATTCCCCGCGAACCTGACGTCGGCTGGGCGGCTGCGGTCACCTTTGTGAACTACCAGATGACCGCCGGGCCCGCCGTGTTCATGGCGTTCTTCCTGGCGACGGCACCGAGCGTCCGCCCGCTCGTCCGGCGGGCGCGAACGCTCTACGCCGTCCTGATCGGCGTGGCGTCGGCGGCGGCCCAGCTATACCTCACGGTATCGCTCGGGCCGTACATTGCCCTGGTTGCCGTCGCACTGCTAGCCCCGATCATCGATCGCTGGTTCGCACCCCGAACACTCGTGTAG
- the ispH gene encoding 4-hydroxy-3-methylbut-2-enyl diphosphate reductase — translation MKIILANPRGFCAGVNMAIDVVDQVLKLKGAPVYVFHEIVHNKHVVEDFQSRGVTFVNEIDEVPEGAVIVYSAHGISPAVRQSSKARNLVEIDATCPLVTKVHLEVLKFAKDGYSIVFIGHRNHDEAVGTVGEAPGQIFVVEDEEEVERLNLPNADRVAYVTQTTLSVNDANRMIAALKRKFPHIKAPAKEDICYATTNRQNAVTALSADAEVVLVVGSKNSSNSQRLVDTARQIGKAGYLIDDAKQLDPAWLKDAGGVFITAGASAPERLVQELIERLQQEFGGVVETRTLVDEDVTFAPPKTLRSLAVVA, via the coding sequence ATGAAGATTATCCTCGCGAACCCCCGCGGTTTCTGTGCCGGCGTGAACATGGCGATCGACGTTGTCGATCAGGTGCTCAAGCTCAAGGGCGCGCCGGTTTACGTGTTCCACGAGATTGTTCACAACAAGCACGTCGTGGAAGACTTCCAGAGTCGTGGCGTCACCTTCGTGAATGAAATTGACGAAGTGCCCGAAGGCGCGGTGATCGTTTACAGCGCCCATGGCATTTCGCCGGCGGTACGGCAATCGAGCAAGGCGCGAAACCTGGTCGAAATTGACGCCACCTGCCCCCTGGTCACCAAGGTTCACCTGGAGGTGTTGAAGTTCGCCAAGGACGGCTACTCGATCGTATTCATCGGCCACCGGAACCACGACGAGGCCGTCGGCACCGTCGGTGAAGCGCCCGGACAGATCTTTGTCGTCGAGGATGAAGAGGAGGTCGAACGCCTGAACCTCCCGAACGCCGATCGCGTGGCGTACGTCACGCAGACCACGCTCAGCGTGAACGACGCAAACCGCATGATCGCCGCGCTGAAGCGCAAGTTCCCCCATATCAAGGCGCCGGCGAAGGAAGACATCTGCTACGCGACCACGAACCGGCAAAATGCCGTGACGGCTCTATCGGCCGATGCCGAAGTGGTGCTGGTCGTCGGTAGCAAGAACAGCTCAAACTCTCAGCGGCTGGTGGATACCGCCAGGCAGATCGGCAAGGCGGGCTACCTGATCGACGACGCGAAGCAGCTCGATCCCGCGTGGCTCAAAGATGCCGGCGGGGTGTTCATCACCGCCGGCGCCAGCGCGCCAGAACGACTGGTCCAGGAGTTGATCGAACGACTGCAGCAGGAGTTCGGCGGTGTGGTCGAAACGCGAACGCTCGTCGACGAGGATGTGACGTTCGCTCCGCCCAAGACCTTGCGATCGTTGGCCGTCGTCGCCTGA
- the rfbA gene encoding glucose-1-phosphate thymidylyltransferase RfbA, whose product MKGILLAGGAGTRLYPLTRCISKQLLPVYDKPTIYYPMSVLMLAGIREVLIISTPRDLPRIEDLFGDGSQLGMKFSYKVQEQPNGIAQAFVLGADFVGDSPVCLILGDNIFYGHDLTESLEQSAALKSGSRVFAYQVKDPERYGVVEFDKSFKALSIEEKPKQPKSNWAVTGLYFYDSKVVQIARDLKPSARGEYEITDVNKAYLARGELTVECMGRGIAWLDTGTYDSLLSSSQFVQTLEERQGLKVACLEEIAFAKKFIDAKQLKKLVEAAGKSEYGVYLQRVLKEAE is encoded by the coding sequence ATGAAGGGCATCCTATTGGCCGGTGGAGCCGGCACTCGGCTCTATCCGCTCACCCGCTGCATCAGCAAGCAATTGCTGCCGGTGTACGATAAGCCGACGATCTACTACCCCATGTCGGTGCTCATGCTCGCCGGCATCCGCGAGGTGCTGATCATCAGCACGCCGCGCGATCTGCCGCGCATCGAAGACCTGTTCGGCGACGGCTCGCAACTGGGGATGAAGTTCAGCTACAAGGTGCAGGAACAGCCCAACGGCATCGCCCAGGCGTTCGTCCTCGGGGCTGATTTCGTCGGCGACTCGCCCGTCTGCCTGATCCTCGGCGACAACATCTTCTACGGCCACGACCTGACCGAATCCCTCGAGCAGTCGGCCGCTCTAAAATCGGGTTCGCGCGTCTTCGCCTACCAGGTGAAAGACCCCGAGCGCTACGGCGTCGTCGAGTTCGACAAGAGCTTTAAAGCCCTCAGCATCGAAGAGAAACCCAAACAGCCCAAGAGCAACTGGGCGGTCACCGGGCTCTACTTCTACGACAGCAAAGTCGTCCAGATCGCCAGGGACCTCAAGCCGTCCGCCCGCGGCGAGTACGAGATCACCGACGTCAACAAGGCGTACCTGGCCCGCGGCGAACTGACCGTCGAATGCATGGGCCGTGGCATCGCATGGCTGGACACCGGCACGTACGATTCACTCCTGAGCAGCAGCCAGTTCGTGCAGACGCTCGAAGAGCGGCAGGGCCTGAAAGTGGCGTGCCTGGAAGAGATCGCGTTCGCCAAAAAGTTCATCGACGCCAAACAGCTGAAGAAGCTAGTCGAGGCGGCGGGCAAGAGTGAGTACGGCGTGTACCTGCAGCGGGTGCTAAAGGAAGCCGAGTAG